The segment TTTGGACTTTTCGCTCACCCTTAGCCATGATTGCTATTAGTGAGTTAACGCAGATGGGCTCCTCCATCGATGGGTAAAGCAACACCTGTAATAAAAGCTGCTTTAGGAGAACATAAAAAAGCTACTACTTGACCAATTTCTGTGGGATTTGCCCATCGTTGCATCGGTGAATTTTCAACCATTGTCTGCATTATTTGACTGTCAATGCCTCCATACTTAGCCATTAAACCATGCCAAGCCTCTGTTTTGATTAAACCAGGAATAATGACATTAACGGTAATCTGTCTTGGAGCAAGAATCTTAGCATAATATCGGGTTAAAAATTCTATCACGGTTTTTGCGGTTCCTGGCATCATATAACCAAGTCTTGGGGTTTGATTCATATTGCATCCAGGGGCAGAAGTTGCTACAATGTAACCCTTTTTATCTTCCATGTAATTAACCGCTTTTTCAACACAACGAATCAAACATTTAGGATAGATATTTTGATAGTAA is part of the Rippkaea orientalis PCC 8801 genome and harbors:
- a CDS encoding SDR family NAD(P)-dependent oxidoreductase — encoded protein: MPIKVAIITGGTRGIGLGISEQLAADGYNLIIGFNSNKAAAAKAKESLESKYKIKVYPIQGDVAEPATIDKLFECLEDKFEGKLTALIHNAGLHLGTTTDPTSEQSKLAANSQSQLLGDGNLTSLAQYDYYQNIYPKCLIRCVEKAVNYMEDKKGYIVATSAPGCNMNQTPRLGYMMPGTAKTVIEFLTRYYAKILAPRQITVNVIIPGLIKTEAWHGLMAKYGGIDSQIMQTMVENSPMQRWANPTEIGQVVAFLCSPKAAFITGVALPIDGGAHLR